TGAAAATGAAGCAGTTTGCAGACGAAGCAGCCAGGCTGAGGTCTGTGGCAGAGGAGGCAAAGAAGCAGAGGCAGGTTGCCGAGGAGGAGGCGGCCAAGCAACGCGCTGAAGCCGAGAAAATTCTCAAAGAGAAACTGGCCGCCATCAACGAGGCGACGCGTCTCAAGACGGAGGCTGAGATTGCGCTGAAGGCCAAAGAGGCCGAGAATGAACGACTGAAAAGAAAAGCTGAGGATGAAGCGTACCAAAGGAAGCTACTTGAGGACCAGGCGGCTCAGCATAAACAAGACATCGCAGAGAAGATCGAGCATCTAAAGAGCTCGTCTGACTCTGAACTAGAACGACAAAAGACAATAGTGGAAGACACCATCAGACAAAGGAGAGTTGTGGAAGAGGAAATTCATATCATCAAAATCAACTTTGAGAAGGCTTCAAAAGACAAATCAGACTTAGAGAACGAATTAAAGAAACTAAAAGAGATCGCGGATGAGACGCAGAAGAGCAAACTCAAAGCTGAGAAGGAAgccaagacattgaaacaacttgctgcagaggaggagaagaagaggaaagAAGCTGAGGAGATGGTAAAGCGGATCACGGCAGCGGAAGAAGAGGCAGCTCGACAATGCAAAGCTGCCCAAGAGGAGGTGGAACGCTTGAAAAAGAAACAAGCGGAAGCAAATACACAGAGAGAGAAGGCTGAGAAAGAAGCAGAGCAGCAGGTGATTTTAGCAAAAGATGCTGCTCAGAAATGCATGGCGGCCGAACAAAAagttcaaaaggttcagagcaaGAATGAGGCGGACGCTCTTGCTCAGGAGAAGTTGAAGGAGGAGTTTGAGAATGCTAAGAAACTTGCTCAAGAAGCTCAAAAGGCTAAGAAGAAAGCTGAGAAAGAAGCCGAGCTGCTCCGCCAGAAAGCAGAGGATGCAGAAAAACAGAAAAAAGCTGCAGAGGATGAAGCCGCCAAGCAGGCGAAAGCTCAAAAAGATGCAGAGAAACTGAGGAAAGAAGCAGAGGTGGAGGCCAGCAAGCGAGCGGAAGCCGAAAGCGCCGCTCTGAAGCAAAAGCAGCAGGCTGACGCTGAGATGGCCAAACACAAGAAAGAGGCCGAGCAAGCCCTCAAGCAAAAATCCCAAGTGGAGAAAGAACTGACAACAATCAAACTGCAGCTGGATAAAACCGACAAGCAGAAGGGTGTTTTGGATGAGGAGCTCCAGCGGGTTAAGGGCGAAGTCAATGACGCGGTCAAACAAAAGGCTCAGGTGGAAGACGAACTCTCCAAAGTTAGGATTCAAATGGAGGAGCTGCTTCAACTTAAAATCAAAATTGAGATTGAGAACAAGCGTCTAATGAAAAAAGACAAAGATAATTCAAAGAAGTTACTCGCAGATGAAGCTGAGAGGATGAAGACGTTGGCGGAGGACGCAGCCCGGCTTAGCGCTGAGGCCGAAGAAGCAGCCAAACAGAGACAGATCGCAGAGTCGGGTTTGGCTGAACAGAGAGCACTTGCAGAGAAAATGCTTAAGGAGAAGCTGCAGGCCATTCAGGAGGCTACAAAACTTAAGGCTGAGGCCGAGGAGCTCCAGAGGCAAAAGGACCAGGCACAGGAAAGGGCCAAAAAGCTCCTGGAGGACAAAGAGCAAATCCAGCAGCGGCTCGACAAGGAGACAGAAGGCTTCCAAAAGTCCCTTGAAGTTGAGCGAAAGAGAAAACAAGAGGCTTCAGCCGAGGCGGAAAAACTGAAACTGAAGGTGAAAGAGCTCAGCGATGCTCAAGCAAAAGCCAATGAGGAGGCAAAGAAGTTCAGGAAGCAGGCGGACGAGGCTAAAGCTCTTCTTCAGGAAACGGAACAAAAAACCACAGCGACTGTCGTGCAGAAGCTGAAGAGTCAGGAGCTGCAAAGCACGAGAGAAGCTGACGAACTCAAGCAAGCAATTGCTGCACTTGAACAGGAGAGAGAAAAGCTGCAAAAAGATTCAGAGACGCTTCAGAAAAAATCCAAAGAGGTAATGTAACATGGATCAATATATTGTTTTATAATGTGCTGCTTTTACTTACTCTGTTCTTGTTCTTACTAGATGGCCCTTGCCCAAAAAGAGCAGATTGAGCAGGAGAAGGCCCTACTTCAGCAGACTTTCCTAACTGAGAAGGAGCTGCTGTTGAAAAGAGAAAAGGAGGTCGAAGGCGAGAAAAAGAAGCTGGAGAAACAGTTTGAGGATGAAGTGAGCAAGGCGAAAGCCCTCCAAGAGGAGAAGGAACGTCAGCAGAAGATGATTGAGGAAGAGAAGAAAAAGCTCCAGGCCATCATGGACGATGCTTTACGGAAGCAGAAGGAGGCTGAGGCTGAGATGAAGAGGAAGCAGAAGGAAATGGAGGTGCTTGAAAAGAAAAGGAATGAGCAGGAAAAACTCTTGGGAGAGGAGAACAAAAAGCTCAGAGAGAAACTCAACAGCCTTGAGGTCGCGTCCAAAGAAAGTCCATCAAAAACGAAAGAAATTGAGGTCCAGACCGACAAGGGTGCTGGGGAGCGGTTAGTCGCTGCGACATCTGCGGTAACAACAAATAACGCGTACAATGGCTCTGGTGATCTTGGTAGTGTGAAAGAGTCTCCTTGGACCTTTGACGGAATAAGAGCGAAAGTTCCTGCTGAGAGACTCTTTGACGTTGGCATTCTGACAAAAAAAGAATTTGACAAACTTAAAAAGGGGAAAGTCTCTGTGCAAGACCTTGCCAAGACAGACAAGATGCAGTCGTGCCTTAAAGGTCAGAGCGGTGTTGGTGGCATTTTGACTCCATCTAAAGAGAAAATGAGCGTTTATCAGGCCCTTAAAGAAAACAAGATAACACCCAACACTGCTAAAATGCTGTTGGAAGCTCAAGCAGCTTCTGGTTACCTTGTAGATCCACTCAATAACAGACTCCTCTCTGTTGACGCGGCTGTTAAGGAGGAGTTGATTGGCCCTGAACTCCATGACAAAATGCTCTCTGCAGAGAAAGCAGCCACTGGTTTCAAAGACCCTTACACCGGTGACAAAATCTCCCTTTTTGAGGCCATGAAAAAAGGGCTTGTCGAGAAGGAACAGGCCAACCGATTCTTAGATGTCCAACTTGCAACTGGTGGCATCGTTGACCCCGTTAATTGTCACAGAGTAGCACTGCAGACCGCCTACAAGCAAGGGCAGTTTGACGCGGACACAAATAAACAACTGGCAGACTGCAAGTTGTTTATGGACCCCAGCACCCAGGAGCCCCTCACCTACAAGCAGCTATTGGAGAGGTGCACTAAGGATGCAGCCTCAGGCCTGTTGATTCTACCCGTGACGGAGGATGCTGCCCAAAGCGACAGAACATATTCTGacgcggagatgaaagaagtgtTCAGTAAATCAAGCGTCAATGTACCTTTTGGCAAATTCAAAGGGAAGACTGTCACCATTTGGGAAGTTATCAACTCAGAGTACTTTACAGAAGAGCAAAGACGAGAGCTGATTCGCCAGTACAAGACGGGCAAAATCACAGTGGAAAAGATCATCAAAATTGTCATCACTGTGGTGGAGGACAAGGAAAAGAGCAATGAAAATGTGTTGAACGGGTTGAGGGCTCCAGTTCCGGCCAGTGAGCTGTTGGACACTAAGGTTATCAGCAAAGACATATTCAACAAATTAAGCAACGGCAAGATAACAGTCAAAGAGATCTCTGAGATGGAGCCTGTGAAGAAAGCACTCCAAGGAACTCCAAGCATCGCCGGCCTGTTTAACGAACAAACCAAAGAGAAAATGGCTTTCTATCAAGCGATGAAGAAAGAACTAATCTCGCCTGAGACCGCCATTAATTTACTTGAGGCTCAAGCAGCTACTGGTTTCATCATTGATCCTATCAAGAACGAGAGGGTCCCTGTTGACGAAGCGGTCAAGTCGGGCTTGGTCGGCCCAGAACTCCATGAGAGGCTGCTGTCTGCTGAGAGAGCTGTCAGTGGCTACAAAGATCCTTATTCCGGGAAAAAAGTTTCTCTGTTTGAAGCCATGAACAAAGGTCTGATCAAAAGAGACCAAGGCGTCCGCTTGCTTGAAGCACAGCTCTCGACCGGAGGAGTTATTGACCCGGTTAAAAGCTATCGTGTCCCACACGAGGTTGCCTGCAAACGTGGCTATTTAGATGAGGAAACCAACAAGACTTTGAGCAAGACTGCAGACGAAACAAAAGTATTTTATGATCCAAACACAGAGGAGGATGCAACATATCTGCAGTTAATGAAgaaatgtgtgtctgacaatgaCACTGGACTTCCTTTGATGCCTCTATCAAAGACGGCGGAAAAGCCCAAAGAAGATCTACAGATAACCGAGGCCAAAACAAAAGAGGCCTTGACTCAGAACGTGGTGGATCTGGGATACGGGCCTTTCAAGGGGAAAAAGGTCACCATTTGGGAAATCATCAACTCTCACTACATCACGGAGGAGAAACGAATTGAGCTGATCCGTCAGTACAGAACAGGCCATGTGACAATAGAGAAGTTAATAACGGTGGTGATGGTAATGGTTGAGGAACACGAAGCGCAAACAAAAGACAAGCCCTGTTTTGAAGGTCTCAGGGAACCCGTCACTGCCAGGTCCTTGATGGACGCCAACATCATTGATAAGGCTACATTCACAGAGCTCCAACAAGGTACAAAAACTCCTCAAGAGGTGAGTGAGTATGATGTGGTCAGAAAGTATTTGCAAGGCACGGAGCGCATCGACGGCATTGCCATGGAAGGGACAAATGAAAAGTTGAGCATATATCAGGCgatgaaaaataacattttgcagccaaacactggGCTTGCACTCCTTGAAGCCCAAGCCGGAACTGGTTCCATAACAGATCCtgtcaaaaatatgaaatattctgTGGATGATGCCGTGAAGGCGGGAACTGTAGGCCCAGACCTTCATGAGAAACTTCTGTCTGCTGAAAAAGCAGTGACGGGATACAAAGATCCATATACCGGCAATAAGATTTCTCTGTTCCAAGCCCTGAAGAAAGAGCTGGTCCTGCGGGAGCATGCTGTTCCACTCCTGGAGGCTCAGCTTCATTCAGGAGGCATCATTGATCCAGTGAGTAGCCACCGCGTTCCCACCGATGTCGCTGTTCAACGCGGCTTCTTAAGCAAACAAATGGCCACTTCTTTAGATAAACCCTCTGGCGATGTTCAATGCTTCACCAATCCCAACAATAATGAAAGTGTTACTTACAAGCAGTTGATGGAGAACTGCGTCAAAGATCCAAATTCTGGTCTGTTCTACCTGCCAATGGCAAAGGCTGAAACGGTCGCTCCTGTCGAGAAGTCCTATCAGTACACAGAGGAGCAAGCCCAGGCGGAACTTGGTAAAGCTCAAATTGAGATCCCACACAAGAGCTTTGAAGGGAAGAGCATGACTATCTGGGAAATCATGAATTCGAACATGCTTCCAGAGGAGGAAAGGCGCCGCCTGCTGGAGCAGTATCGCTTGGGGAGAATCACAAAGGACAGAATGCTTGTCATTATAATTGAAATTATCGAACAAAGGGAGTCTGAAAAGTCTGAGCAGGGCATGTCATGTGATGTGATCAGAAGGAGGATCACAATTGAGGAGCTTTACAGCGCTCGAATTATTGACTTGCAAACGTACAATCTCTTGAAACAGGAAAAAATGACTATTAGTGAGATCATGGAAATGCCATCGGTGAAACAGTATCTTTTTGGCACCGGTTGTATTGCCGGCATTATGTCAGACGGTCCCTCCAAGATCAGCATTTATCAAGCCATGAAAGATGGAAAGATTAAACCTGTAGTTGCGCTAAGTCTCCTTGAGGCCCAAGCGGCCACCGGATTCATTATAGATCCAGTCAAAGATGAGCTTCTGACAGTGGATGAAGCTGTGCGCAAGGGGCTTGTGGGGCCTGAACTTCACGACAAACTTCTCTCAGCTGAGAGATCAGTGACCGGCTACAAGGATCCATACAGTGGAAAACTCATTTCTCTTTTCCAGGCAATGAAAAAGGATTTGATTCCAGAGGATTATGCTTTGAGGCTCTTGGAAGCCCAGAATGCCACTGGGGGGTTAATGGACCCAGAATACTACTTCCGCCTCCCCTCAGATGTAGCCATGCAGCGTGGATACATCAACAAGGAGACATTGGACAGAATATCTGAGCCTACGGGTGATGTCCAAGGTTACACTGACCCAACAACAGATGAGGACTTGACCTACGCTCAGCTGCTGAAAAGATGCCGAATTGACAAAAAGAGTGGGTTGAGGCTTCTGTCATTGGCGGACAGAAGTCTTCTCTTTCCGGGTATCAGAAAACAAATCACAGCGGATGAGCTGCTTCGTTCTCAGATTATTGACCAAAAGACGTACAACGGCCTCACAGAGGGCACAATCGCTCCGGAGGAAGTTAGTAGAGACATTAAGAAATACCTCCAGGGCACCAGCTGCATTGCTGGCGTGTTTGTAGAATCCAGCAAAGACCGCCTGTCCATCTACCAAGCAATGAAAAAGAACATGATCAGACCAGGAACTGCTTTTGAGCTCCTTGAGGCCCAAGCCGCGACGGGGTACGTAATTGACCCGATCAAAAACCTCAAACTAAATGTCAACGAGGCAGTCAAGATGGGTGTTGTCGGCCCAGAGTTTAAAGATAAGCTGCTGTCAGCGGAGAGAGCGGTCACAGGCTACAAAGATCCCTATTCCGGCAAGGTCATCTCACTGTTTCAGGCTATGAAGAAGGACCTGATTTTGAAGGACCATGGTATCCGCCTGCTAGAGGCTCAGATTGCAACAGGTGGAATCATTGACCCGCAAGAGAGCCATCGCTTGCCGGTGGAAGCAGCGTATGAACGCGGCCTCTTTGACCAGGAAATGAACGAGATCCTCACCGACCCGTCCGATGATACCAAAGGCTTCTTTGACCCCAACACGGAGGAAAACCTCACCTACCTTCAGCTGGTAGAGAGATGTATGATAGACCAACAAACGGGGCTCGCGCTTCTGCTGCTGAAGGAAAAGAAGAGAGAGAGGAAGACGTCATCCAAGTCATCTGTTCGTAAACGTCGAGTCGTTATTGTAGATCCAGAGACAGGCAAAGAGATGTCGGTATATGAAGCCTACCAGAAAGGCCTCATTGATCACCAGACTTACTTAGAGCTGGCAGAGCAGGAATGTGAGTGGGAGGAAATTACCAGCACCTCGTCTGATGGAGTTGTAAAATCCAAGATTATCGACAGACGGTCCGGTCGACAGTACGATATCGATGATGCAATCTCGAGTGGCCTGATTGAAAAGTCAGCTCTGGACCAGTATCGGTCTGGAACTCTGTCTATTACGGAATTTGCAGACATGCTGTCAGGAAACTCCAGTGGCGTCAGATCACGGTCATCCTCCTttggttcttcttcttcttcttacgcCATGAGTCCGGCGCCTAGCATAAAAACATCAGCTGCCCCGTGGAATGACCCAACCGAGGAAACTGGCCCCGTGGCTGGAATCCTGGACACAGAAACACTGGAGAAGGTGTCTGTAACAGAGGCCATCCACAGAAATCTTGTCGACAACATAACCGGTCAAAGGCTGCTGGAAGCTCAGGCTTGCACCGGAGGCATCATTGACCCGAACACTGGAGAGAAGTTCTCTATTACAGATGCAATGAACAAAGGGCTGGTAGATAAAATCATGGTGGACCGCATCAGTCTTGCACAAAAGGCCTGCGGTGGATTTGAGGATCCTCGAACCAAAATCAAAATGTCAGCTGCCCAAGCTCTGAAGAAAGGTTGGTTGTACTACGAGGCGGGCCAGCGCTTCCTGGAAGTCCAGTACCTCACGGGTGGTTTAATAGAACCAGACGTCACCAACAGAGTCTCATTGGATGAAGCCTTGAAAAAAGGCACCTTAGATGCCCGCACTGCACAGAAGTTGCGAGACGTCAACACTCATTCAAAATACCTCACATGCCCAAAAACCAAACTTAAAATTTCCTACAAGGACGC
The window above is part of the Nerophis ophidion isolate RoL-2023_Sa linkage group LG04, RoL_Noph_v1.0, whole genome shotgun sequence genome. Proteins encoded here:
- the pleca gene encoding plectin a isoform X14, whose translation is MAAIPSGDTGFPSLVAAAHLLTLAAVWRWRSRKKQDERDRVQKKTFTKWVNKHLVKAQRHVSDLYEDLRDGHNLISLLEVLSGETLPREKGRMRFHKLQNVQIALDFLKHRQVKLVNIRNDDIADGNPKLTLGLIWTIILHFQISDIQVNGQSDDMTAKERLLLWSQRMVEGYPGLRCDNFTSHWRDGKLFNAIIHKYRPGLVDLEQVGRQSSQKNLEQAFSVAEKELGVTRLLDPEDVDVPHPDEKSIITYVSSLYDVMPRVPTAQHAVAANELELRWQEYYDLLGVLLQWMRHHILVFQERKFPTSYEEIEVLWRQFLKFKETELPAKEADKNRSKHIFKSLEGAVQAGQLKVAPGQHPLDVEKEWGRLHVAILERERLLRTEFERLERLQRIVGKVQTESGVCEEQLNQAETLLQTDVRMLNAGKPLQHTAEVEADLEKAEGMIRFLFNDVQTLKDGRHLQAEQMYRRVYHLHERLVNLRSEYKLRLKSGVTMAQIPMAQIPMTQIPMTQISMPHVLQQAPVRLRPELDEVTLRYVQDLLGWLEENQRRVDQGEWGSDLPTVESQLGNHRGLHLSVEEFRSKIERAKADESQISPASKAAYRDYLGQLELQYGKLLNASKARLRYLDQLHAFVVAATKELMWLNEKEEEEVNYDWSERNTNMAAKKDNYSGLMRDLEVREKKTNSVQVSGDKLLKDGHPARKTVEAFTAALQTQWSWMLQLCCCIESHLKENTAYFQFFADVKEAENKLKKMQDAMKRKYTCERNTTVTRLEDLLQDAVDEKEQLGEFRTHLEGLKRRARTVVQLKPRNPATAIKSKLPIQAACDFKQMEITVHRGDECALLNNSQPFKWKVLNREGSEALVPSVCFLVSPTNKDAVNSVAGLEGSLQKLQTTWQTLSVDLRSLLSWQYLMRDIHIINTWNVSMFKTLTVEEYRLALRNLELHYQDFLRDSQDSQTFGAEDRMQVESSYNKTNLHYNTLVSSAEQGYVPPKTGERDESLGRNHLIRLKDLRLRLEGCENRTVTRLRQLANKEPLSACALKTSEQMKVQSELEGLKKELSAIADQTEEVLASPQLSSAAPLLRSELEATKKKMDHVYGLSSIYLDKLKALEVVIRSSKDAEDTLESYESRLLDVHKVPADEKEADSQDGQIKKMQNEAKADQMVLDRLQDELRRAEGVHDKMTRLHSERDAELERQRHLVGGLEERWRAVMAQLEMRQRGLELLRRRMASYRDSYEWLTRWLAEARRHQEAIQAAPGGDGKALEEQLVAEKKLLEEVEKNEDKMDKCQKNATDYIDSIKDYQLHILTYRVLRDPLASPLKKAKMECASDDVIQEFVTLRTRYSELMTLVSQYVKFIVDARRRLQDDEKASEKLKEEERKRLAAIQAELDKQRQLAEAHAQSVAKAEQEAQTLKLKMKEEASKRQDVAVDADKQKQNIQQELNQLKNLSEQEIKSKNKQLEEALSSRTRIEEEIHIIRLQLETTIKQKSNADGELQQLRDRAGEAEKIRKAAQEEAERLRKQVAEETQKKKNAEDELKRKSEAEREASKQKQKALEDLQKFKMQAEEAERRMKQAEDEKLRQVKVVEEVAQKTASAQLQSTSKTFTERATKLEESLKKEQGTVLQLQEEAEKLRKQQEEASRAREQAEKELETWRQKANEALRLRLQAEEEAQRKSQAQDEAERQKVDAERDAKKRAKAEEAALKQKENAEKELDKQRTFAEQIAQQKLSAEQESIRLKADFEHAEQQRSLLDNELQRLKNEVNATEVERKKLEEELAKVRSEMDALLRMKNKAEKETLSNTEKSKQLLESEALKMKQFADEAARLRSVAEEAKKQRQVAEEEAAKQRAEAEKILKEKLAAINEATRLKTEAEIALKAKEAENERLKRKAEDEAYQRKLLEDQAAQHKQDIAEKIEHLKSSSDSELERQKTIVEDTIRQRRVVEEEIHIIKINFEKASKDKSDLENELKKLKEIADETQKSKLKAEKEAKTLKQLAAEEEKKRKEAEEMVKRITAAEEEAARQCKAAQEEVERLKKKQAEANTQREKAEKEAEQQVILAKDAAQKCMAAEQKVQKVQSKNEADALAQEKLKEEFENAKKLAQEAQKAKKKAEKEAELLRQKAEDAEKQKKAAEDEAAKQAKAQKDAEKLRKEAEVEASKRAEAESAALKQKQQADAEMAKHKKEAEQALKQKSQVEKELTTIKLQLDKTDKQKGVLDEELQRVKGEVNDAVKQKAQVEDELSKVRIQMEELLQLKIKIEIENKRLMKKDKDNSKKLLADEAERMKTLAEDAARLSAEAEEAAKQRQIAESGLAEQRALAEKMLKEKLQAIQEATKLKAEAEELQRQKDQAQERAKKLLEDKEQIQQRLDKETEGFQKSLEVERKRKQEASAEAEKLKLKVKELSDAQAKANEEAKKFRKQADEAKALLQETEQKTTATVVQKLKSQELQSTREADELKQAIAALEQEREKLQKDSETLQKKSKEMALAQKEQIEQEKALLQQTFLTEKELLLKREKEVEGEKKKLEKQFEDEVSKAKALQEEKERQQKMIEEEKKKLQAIMDDALRKQKEAEAEMKRKQKEMEVLEKKRNEQEKLLGEENKKLREKLNSLEVASKESPSKTKEIEVQTDKGAGERLVAATSAVTTNNAYNGSGDLGSVKESPWTFDGIRAKVPAERLFDVGILTKKEFDKLKKGKVSVQDLAKTDKMQSCLKGQSGVGGILTPSKEKMSVYQALKENKITPNTAKMLLEAQAASGYLVDPLNNRLLSVDAAVKEELIGPELHDKMLSAEKAATGFKDPYTGDKISLFEAMKKGLVEKEQANRFLDVQLATGGIVDPVNCHRVALQTAYKQGQFDADTNKQLADCKLFMDPSTQEPLTYKQLLERCTKDAASGLLILPVTEDAAQSDRTYSDAEMKEVFSKSSVNVPFGKFKGKTVTIWEVINSEYFTEEQRRELIRQYKTGKITVEKIIKIVITVVEDKEKSNENVLNGLRAPVPASELLDTKVISKDIFNKLSNGKITVKEISEMEPVKKALQGTPSIAGLFNEQTKEKMAFYQAMKKELISPETAINLLEAQAATGFIIDPIKNERVPVDEAVKSGLVGPELHERLLSAERAVSGYKDPYSGKKVSLFEAMNKGLIKRDQGVRLLEAQLSTGGVIDPVKSYRVPHEVACKRGYLDEETNKTLSKTADETKVFYDPNTEEDATYLQLMKKCVSDNDTGLPLMPLSKTAEKPKEDLQITEAKTKEALTQNVVDLGYGPFKGKKVTIWEIINSHYITEEKRIELIRQYRTGHVTIEKLITVVMVMVEEHEAQTKDKPCFEGLREPVTARSLMDANIIDKATFTELQQGTKTPQEVSEYDVVRKYLQGTERIDGIAMEGTNEKLSIYQAMKNNILQPNTGLALLEAQAGTGSITDPVKNMKYSVDDAVKAGTVGPDLHEKLLSAEKAVTGYKDPYTGNKISLFQALKKELVLREHAVPLLEAQLHSGGIIDPVSSHRVPTDVAVQRGFLSKQMATSLDKPSGDVQCFTNPNNNESVTYKQLMENCVKDPNSGLFYLPMAKAETVAPVEKSYQYTEEQAQAELGKAQIEIPHKSFEGKSMTIWEIMNSNMLPEEERRRLLEQYRLGRITKDRMLVIIIEIIEQRESEKSEQGMSCDVIRRRITIEELYSARIIDLQTYNLLKQEKMTISEIMEMPSVKQYLFGTGCIAGIMSDGPSKISIYQAMKDGKIKPVVALSLLEAQAATGFIIDPVKDELLTVDEAVRKGLVGPELHDKLLSAERSVTGYKDPYSGKLISLFQAMKKDLIPEDYALRLLEAQNATGGLMDPEYYFRLPSDVAMQRGYINKETLDRISEPTGDVQGYTDPTTDEDLTYAQLLKRCRIDKKSGLRLLSLADRSLLFPGIRKQITADELLRSQIIDQKTYNGLTEGTIAPEEVSRDIKKYLQGTSCIAGVFVESSKDRLSIYQAMKKNMIRPGTAFELLEAQAATGYVIDPIKNLKLNVNEAVKMGVVGPEFKDKLLSAERAVTGYKDPYSGKVISLFQAMKKDLILKDHGIRLLEAQIATGGIIDPQESHRLPVEAAYERGLFDQEMNEILTDPSDDTKGFFDPNTEENLTYLQLVERCMIDQQTGLALLLLKEKKRERKTSSKSSVRKRRVVIVDPETGKEMSVYEAYQKGLIDHQTYLELAEQECEWEEITSTSSDGVVKSKIIDRRSGRQYDIDDAISSGLIEKSALDQYRSGTLSITEFADMLSGNSSGVRSRSSSFGSSSSSYAMSPAPSIKTSAAPWNDPTEETGPVAGILDTETLEKVSVTEAIHRNLVDNITGQRLLEAQACTGGIIDPNTGEKFSITDAMNKGLVDKIMVDRISLAQKACGGFEDPRTKIKMSAAQALKKGWLYYEAGQRFLEVQYLTGGLIEPDVTNRVSLDEALKKGTLDARTAQKLRDVNTHSKYLTCPKTKLKISYKDALDRSMTEEGTGLRLLEASSQSSKGLYSPYSISGSGSATGSRSGSRTGSRSGSRRGSFDATGSSFTTTFSSPSYSSPGYGRRY